One window of the Aptenodytes patagonicus chromosome 5, bAptPat1.pri.cur, whole genome shotgun sequence genome contains the following:
- the NPY4R2 gene encoding neuropeptide Y receptor type 4-2, which produces MNKTRAVNDGFPFLNSKNWSSNRSFPTHISNQCKNITDLTVFLATSYSLETVLGIVGNICLIAVIARQKEKANVTNILISNLIISDLFMCLVCLPFTVVYTMMDYWIFGEVMCKMTSFTQCTSVTVSILSLVLIALERHQLIINPTGWRPSVSQAYLGIGVIWTLACLMSLPFLTTSILSNDLYEQLSHIMNFSTDKVICIDSWPSEQQRLIYTTTLLLLQYCIPLFFIILCYLRIYLRLQKRKDMFEKSEYSNRAVQLRRINILLASMVAAFAVCWLPLHVFNTIVDWNYKIISPCHHNLIFSLCHLVAMASTCVNPVIYGFLNSNFKKEVKSLILSCQHNSVTASVEEYDQLPLSTMQTEISKGSLMLNCRHNSI; this is translated from the coding sequence ATGAATAAGACAAGGGCTGTTAATGATGGTTTTCCCTTCCTGAACAGTAAGAACTGGAGCTCAAACCGAAGCTTCCCCACGCACATTTCTAATCAGTGCAAGAACATCACTGACCTTACCGTCTTTCTGGCCACCTCTTACAGCTTGGAGACTGTCCTAGGCATTGTGGGAAACATCTGTCTGATTGCTGTCATCGccaggcagaaggaaaaggcCAACGTCACCAACATCCTAATTTCCAACTTAATAATTTCAGACTTGTTTATGTGTCTTGTCTGTCTGCCTTTCACCGTTGTTTACACCATGATGGACTACTGGATATTTGGGGAAGTCATGTGCAAAATGACTTCTTTCACTCAGTGCACATCTGTGACAGTGTCAATTCTTTCCCTTGTCCTTATTGCTTTGGAAAGACACCAGCTCATCATAAACCCGACTGGCTGGAGGCCAAGTGTCTCCCAGGCCTATCTAGGAATTGGAGTAATTTGGACTTTAGCATGTCTCATGTCCCTGCCCTTTTTGACCACGTCCATCTTGTCTAACGATTTGTATGAGCAGCTCTCACACATCATGAATTTTTCCACTGACAAGGTCATATGCATCGACTCATGGCCTTCTGAGCAGCAGAGACTTATCTACACTACCACTTTACTGCTCTTGCAATATTGCATCCCGCTGTTCTTCATTATACTTTGCTACCTGCGTATCTACTTACGTCTACAGAAGAGAAAGGACATGTTTGAGAAGAGTGAATACAGCAACCGAGCAGTTCAGCTGAGAAGGATAAATATTTTGTTAGCATCCATggttgctgcttttgctgtttgctggcTACCACTGCATGTTTTCAACACCATTGTGGACTGGAATTACAAAATCATTTCACCTTGCCACCACAATCTGATCTTCTCATTGTGCCACCTGGTAGCTATGGCTTCCACCTGTGTCAACCCTGTTATCTATGGTTTCCTAAATAGCAACTTCAAAAAAGAAGTGAAGTCACTGATTCTGAGCTGCCAGCATAATTCAGTAACTGCATCAGTGGAAGAATACGATCAATTGCCTTTATCCACCATGCAGACTGAAATCTCTAAGGGCTCACTGATGTTGAACTGCAGACATAATTCTATCTAG